The Papaver somniferum cultivar HN1 chromosome 6, ASM357369v1, whole genome shotgun sequence genome segment atcgactaatcacttagttctttgctaaaccgattgtacaaatacaatcgcttgttcgataagaccaaaataaattttttaactttatttttctcatcaggctctagtttttcacaaagaaaacacttaaacctttaacttttaacaagacaaatactaggttagttaactagtaattctcgTTAAGGCATCCggctagacttgaataaccgaatccttcccatttgataagtctaactaggaTCCAAAAATATTAGTTTCTCTTGTTcggaaatcacttggactaaTCAAATGATCCCGAAAACACTTTTGTCGAGCCTTAATaaatccatacaaaccaaataaatcaactttcataattgtttatcttaaccggaagcaattgaatcaacataaatatTAAAGAATTGCAATTGCACCGACATTTTGTAAGACTAAACTATTGATATCAAAAAGATAAAAATTTAGGGTGCACAtgaaccgagccggaccgtccCTGAATCGGTGGAACCGTACTTGGTTTTGTATCGAACTGAGGTAcaaagtacaggtaccggtccagaAAATAGGAACAGGGGCTAagcaggtacaggtacacggtcctgccCTAGTCTCTTACCGTCGCAGACCGTATATACCGAAGATATAACCATTGGATTTAGTGGTAGTAGACTGATGGCCGTTACATCTGGGGGTGGTATATATAGAAAAACTTGACTAGGTTTCTCATTTTTTGCTCTCTTTTTTTCCGTCTTCTCTCTCTGGGAAAGAGAAGAACTCCATTTGAGTTACGGGgaagttttcttttcttctccataCTTCAACTCCACGAACACCACCAGTTACACTGTATTTCACTCTCCAtccataagaagaagaagaaaaaaaatcagtgaTTGTCTATTAtaagtttttttcctttttttcttcttcaattttaatCAATTTCTatttgttattgtgtttaaatcgtTTGATTTGTACTACTGGGTTACTTGATTTTTGTTAATTTcaactttattttgatttttgatgaccAATTGGTTGCAGCTGGGTTAAATTAATTTAGGATTTCACAGGGTAAATTATCTCGCCAAGGAGAAGACGAAGGGAAAAGATTCGAGGAACAATCCAACTCAGAAATTTTTAACCAACGgtaagttcatcaaaatcattggtTTTAATCCCGTGAAATATTTGCTTGATTTTGCTTATAAGTTACGAATCAATTATAATGGTGTTGTGATTTCTTGATTGGTTCTTTTCAATGAATCAATTTAAGCTTCATTTAACCCTAGTGGCTTAATCATCATACAATATCACCTCCATGTTTGTTTAAATAAAATGGATTTTATTGAAATGAATAATCAATAAGTACCGATAAGTTAAAGTGAATAGGTTTTGTTTTGCTTAAAATTTGTGTATCCTTTGCTAAGCAAAATAGGTATCCTTTTCTTAAAATTTGGGTATCCTGTGTTAAGCAAACATAGGTATCTAATCAATTCCTTTATCTAGTTGATTAAATACTTTCTGATTATGTCTGCACTGTTCAAGTTTGTATTCTATCCCCTTCAATCGCACATTTAAGTTTTTGTTTCCTTGCCAAATAAATTCACAAGACAGTTTTTGTTTGTCTGACTTGATCAAGTGTACTGAGGTTATATggacttttgtatatattttttgtcAGTGATCAATCATGGATGCATCAATTCCAGCTAGGGTTCGGAACATAATATGGCGCCATTTCACTAGGAAAAATGTTGCATAAGCCACTTGCAATTATTATGGAAGGACATTTAGGGCTCACAACTGCAAAAATGGAACAGCTTCATTGTGGAAGCACTTAAAGAGACACCCACAATCCTAATCATAACATGGCTCACATAATTAATGCTTAAAACTTATGCTTAGTGGTTTATGTGTAATGATTAATGTGTACTGCAGTGTAATATGTATTGCAACTTTACTATTTCGTATTAAGTAAACCAGTTTGAACTTTGATGTCTTTAATGTTTATGAACTGTGGAAGCATTTTATATGTATGATTTATGATTATATGAATTCGCTTTTATTTTCAGTTCTTATTTTCCTATTCACTTTATAAGTATGAATGTATGAATGCACTTAATTTCTTAGTCTTCAACTACGTTCTTTTATTTTCAgttcttaatttatttttcaCTTTGTAAGTATGAATGTATGAATGCACTCAAATATATTATGTACTTCAGTATTTATGTTTATGtttatttgtgatttctcagtgaTCAAGCATGGATGCATCAAGTCAAGCTTATGGAACAACTACTCCTACACCATCTTCAGCGGCTACACCTACACCTGCTACAGATATAGCTGTTGGATCCTATATCCAACCAAAAGATGGAGCATCAATAGTAGAGGTAGAAGCTACTTCTACTCAAATGGGTGGTAACACTGTAAGGTAACTTCTGACATTTGAAATCACTTCACTATAAAGAACTTTCAAGAAGATGAATGTAGCTACTACAAGAACATAATAAAGGCTCATACTGGAAGGAATGGTACAAGTGTAATGTGGAAGCACTTTACCAGATGCAAGCATAATCCTAACAAGACAAAGACAAAGGGACAACAAACTCTGACATTAAAACCTGAAACACTGGGTAAGGATGAAGGTCGGTTAATATCTACTATTTTCAgtcaagaaaaatataaaaaggtTGTTGTTGATTTTATTATAATTCATAAGATGTCCTTTAGAGTAGTTGAGGGTGAAGGGTTTAGGAGATTGATGCATGTCTTAGATCCTAGATTTTTTGTACCAAGTAGAATGACTGTTTACAGATGTTTATTAGAATTGTAcgtagaagagaaagaaaagttgaaaaaTTACTTCAAGTCAAGCAAGCAGAGGGTTAGTTTGACAATAGACACATGGACTTCACCAAATAATTTCAACTACATCTGTATAACAGTTCACTTTATTGATCAACACTGGAAGTTAAAAAAGAGAATTATCATGTTCTGTGAGGTTAGTGGTCACAAAGGAATTGATATTGGTGAGATATTGGGGAAGTGTTTGTCAGATTGGGGGCTTATAGATGTTTTTTCTGTGACTTTGGATAATGCTAGTGCCAACAAGGTAGTAATAGATTATTTGACCACTAGTATTGTTTCAATGACAAGGGCAGAAGAGAGAGCAAAGTACTTGCTtgtaagtatatatatatatatgatttatttatttttactaggTTAGAAAGGTATGATAGGGAATATAAGAAGTTGTTTTATTTCCTAAAATAGAATGAGAAAGACTTACCTAATgctaatgattttgatattggtgttaattttggtgaagaagaagaagaaattgatgtgaACGGAAAGAAGAAggcacaaaaaaagaagaagaaggtaatagTGAAGAAACCTGCTTCATGTCAAGAGGACTGGGTCTTTGCCAGAGGCCTTGTAAAATATTTGAAGGTATTGTTTGATGCCATTTTTGCATTTTCAGCCTCAACTAAGGTAACAACAAACACTTTCTTATGACAATTAGTTATCATTTATGAACAATtagttgagtttagagataatgtAGATGGAAATCCTTTTATTGCTACTATGGATGGAAAAATGTTtaagaaatataaaaaatattgcgGTGATTATGTAAATATGAACTCTACAACCTTTGTTGCCATGTTGTTGGATCCTAAAGAGAAATAAAAAGGACTAGAATTTGCTCTTGAGTGCGTGTATGGGAAGAAGTCTTCTAACGTGGAATATGTTATGAGGAGTGTATCATTGGATTTTAAGATTCTATTTGAAGAATATAAAGATGtgtattcagttcatgaggaggaTTAAAGTACTTCTATTCAAGTACAATCCAAATCAGTGGTAAGTAAACCAGGGGCAGGGCGAAGtcgtatgaaagagttgatgCCAAGGAGTAAGAGGTTCAAGAGCAGCCCAAATGATAATGTGGGAAAAACAGAGTTGGGTAGATATTTCATTGACATgtatgaagaaggtgaaggagaagatggtgatgatgaagtTTACTTGttgggttggtggaagaccaaCAGTAACAAGTATAAGATACTTGCACATATGGCTAAGGATATACTAGCCATTCCTGTGCCGTATGTTGCCTCTGAATTTGCTTTTAGACAGGAAAGCGAGTGTTAATTCCCTTTATaagctctttatctacaaggacagttgaaGCATTGTTTTTCTCACAAATCTGtctaaggaagccaatacaacttgataTTTTATTTGAGTACATACCAGAAGACAATATTGAacttgaagaaggtaacatactAACATATATTGATATATGTATCGCATTATTAAATGTGTTTGACAGTAATAGATATAtactaatagttactaactgctattactCATTTTTGCAGGTGTTACTTGGTTCTATTAAGAATAATGCCACCACAAGTGCTGCTACCATGGAatagaagatcaagattcaagactttgtATTTGTCATTGTCACCACTATCCAGTCATTGCTACTGCAGCACTACTACTTGATAATGCCACCACCAGTGCATTGTTTGTGTTGGTTAAGACAAAAAAAGTTaagaattaagattattgtagATCTGTAGTATTGTTTTTGTTGGTCAGTGTGTGTGGTTGTGTGCTActgctacttttttttttccatattttcaagaCTTTGGTTGTTTGGAACTTTGGTTTGCTAGTATTATTTCTACTTATTAGTTTTTACTTTGTTCTTTGATTGAGATATTGCTTAATGTATTGAAAAACAGTAAAACAGGTACTTAGATTGTCTGGAAAAATGACAAGAAAATATGTCTGGAAAAGTACCGATTGGTaatggaaccgtacctggtaccgtacgTGTATCGAATGGTACCGACACCGAGGTACAAGATACAGGTCCCGgttcaaaattttggaaccgaggctagggaggtataggtactcggcctcggcaagaaccgagccgaaccgtaccgtgtgcacctttaataataatggtttttcttaaccggaaccaattgaatcacacacatcaattgtaccgaaattttataagactaaacaattgatatcaaaagataacaatggtttttcttaaccggaaccaattgaatcacacatacatccatacaaaaataatggaataaacatcaattgtaacgaaaattttgttaagaaaaagcaatagagatatgaaataaaatcatggcattttttaaacaggaaaacaattaactaacaagattgttaccttaaATTCCGCATCCTCATCTCTCCTTAAGATTTgtcattaagtgcaagttcacaaagaactctccctcatcaAATGTTGTTATCCTcccgcaagacaaaagaacaacaataaagaccaacctttaccatagaaaggttgaaaaccgtttTTAACTTTGCGATGCAAAATTTAGAACctcaaaacacatatgcttttgtgTTAAACCAAATatttaacatattgtgactttttcacatattgtttctatagaacccctcatgatcctttgataatgcCTACCAACAAGGTCTacaacttaatcccgctaaatcaaaaagtcacccaaaccacaagggttcacacattatgagatcgaatattaaggtaatgaaaccgaaatcaaacatcccataaacacaaatACAATATACCGTAAATTTTCAACAaataatcaagtattgcaattgcTTCTATCTTGTAGGTAATTTAATTGCGAAACCAACGCAAtaggaatgaggtcattccgagttcggacgaagaagttatggtcaAAACAGTTTTACACATCTTTGTAtgggggacctctcactaggatcggttcccaacatTGCACCTATCACTTGGATTGGTACCCTAAGAGTtacttgtgacggatcacaacactaaactgtttttgacataacttttgcatacaatgtccgaattcagtgatttttggctcgttttagtCGTAAAAACAAGGTTTGCGTACACATATATGATCattagatatcaacatcataaagtcACAATTACCttttctatcaaaacctcaaatattgatagagaaagtatgagtatagaagaaaataaatctcctagatttgttaattagtcatataataactgagacatcatgtgctcagtttcatgtacttcctcacctttcaaaagattgagcattaaggtgagcatgcacattctaacacaactaggttgtgttgagttaatccttgtcttgttcgtcacgggtgactaagacagaatcatcattcttgacctcttacttggtttgttttttcttgttcgatctcttgtttttcctttttgactTGTGATAAAGAGTGCCATTATCACAatgttcactagtacaagagatttcagacatgatgtctttctttagtatttgaagaagactcttgtaattattatcgccaacaattaacagctgagagtcattcttgtgactaaattttggtcccttcttgtctATGGAGGACTTaaggacccatttagagttgggttttgcAGGAACAACTTTCTCCTTCGTATCATAAGGACGATTGTCCTATTTAATACTTTGTGAAACATCcgttctccaatttggaacatcagatcttgtctttgtatttaaaaagtcatctctctttttaTAATtcggtcttttatgagatgaccttgtcgagtgatatgcaaaatttaaactatcattataataattattttagCTAAACTTgggacaataacgatctgagttcttattaGGAGCAAACATATCAactcgtttgatacaaaagaaagtacatcttgcatcttacgaaatttgcatccccattgaaagtgtcctttattaccacaataataacaatgcttagtataaatatacaaagtatgagttttagtgttacctttttgtggatctttttgcattggagctcgacgagttttctgcttcttcttatctttgttcaactttATTGCTTCCTTTATATTAGCAGAAGTGCTTTTTTTGATTGTACTACTTGAAGAGAatggttgaacatgattcttaggcttgactaGTTCTACTTCTTTATAAGAAATACGAGCATTTTTTACATCaatggaagcctctggtttagaaaaaaaaattgctttaacaaattttacctctttgctaatatttgaagcatttattcctttacagcccaatcctcgtgtcTCACGATAATTTCTACCTGCTCATAATATTGAGGTTAAATTTTTTgagctagcattgaactttttaaggtccaaattttcttctttcaaCACCTTGATTTTCTCAAGAGcactagctagatcagcctcaaggcgtttttcttgggagagatattcacctctttctcttcaaaaatattttgtttagagttaatccttgcatcataaacaacaagtttttcttccaacaaatGTACTTTTTCAAGAGATACATCACGTTCTTTCTTAAATAATACTGCTTGAGAAATACTAACACATACTTTGTCTTTAAGACTCTGTATTTTTTGTGCGGATTTTTCTTTCAGCAAATTATGATCTTCATCGaaattttcaaactttaaagttaaatctcgttctctttcaagtgatgaaagaagttcattagaacaaacgagaaattgtttgctcaattcctttagttcaaaTATTTTTACACTTGATTATTCATCAGAAATCTCAAGAatataactcaaaaaattctcgttatcaaaaaAGCATTTGTCCGAGTATGAATCATTGATTTCGAATACAGCGCTTCACTTAGTCTCGTCCATAGAACATTCAGACTAATTCTCAGAGGAGAAAGTAGAACTTGATGAAAACTTTCAacgtcttgcgatacgttaactgagtctttctttagttttcgatATCGCATAACTTTagtttgactcatgtcttataggttggatcgcatcaaacacagattgttagatattttcgtgttctcctgctctgataccaattgaaaagacgagggtacccaaatatacctcactCTAAAACTTCTCCACCTATAAGTCCCTTCTCCGAAGGTCATTGTCTATGAACTGTGTCGAGAccatacaactaatcggttgcacacttcgtatgatcatctatggattcgagatcgagacaatacaacaacgaagtatgtttacttgataataggttcggaattaaccaaacactataggattatctatcaagtaaatgggaaataaagtttgtgtattttacttctaattactcATCACTATGCAAGAAGATATTAAAACATGGCTCCCCTCCCAGTCAGGTAAATTCTCTGCAAAGTCTTGCTATGATGTTCAAATGATAGACAATGATGCATATAGTTTTCCGGATCCCAAACTAATTTGGAATGCTACTGTACCTCCCAAAGTCTCCTTTCATATGGTCTACTCTTTAGAATGATACGCCAACCTTTGATAACTTAGTTTGAAGAGGAGTTACATTGAGATATCTGCAATGTGTTTTGCGTAGAGATGAGGATGAAACAATACATCATATGCCGCTACACCGTACCTTCTCATATAAGGTGTGGTCGTACTTTCTTGAATATTGTAAAGTTGATTTAGCAATGTGCGAAACAACGAAAGGCTGCATTAAGTCATGGAAGAGGAAAATCTCAAATGCAACCAATAACTTCATATGAAACAATCCTCCTTACGCAATCTAGTGGGCGTTATGATCGAGAGAAATTGAAGGGTTTTCCACAACAAAGATTTTGCACCAAACGACGTAATTGTTATTGTCAAGTCTTTATCTTTCAATGGGGACTTCCCTATCAAGTTTTTGAAGGcctgtattttgatgatttggtcCACAACTGGGAGGCAAAGATTAACATGTAACTTTGCCACCAATTAGCTTCTTTTTTTGGCACTTCCGGTCTTTCTTTAATGGCTGTGTGTCTGTATTTTTTTTGTGCCTCCTTGGCACCTTATAATCAATTTTaacttttctcaaaaaaaaaataaatgttaTCATCATTATATATATCGCCTAAAAGCATCCGGCTGCAGAACCACTGCACTAGATTTATTCGTAAGAACGCTCTCTGATATAAAGCTCTTAAAAGTGTCGTATGAGTACTTACGGGTATGGTTTCTTACTTTATCTTATAGAGTAAcgtttccttattttttttttcaataggaCTGTCTAATTCTCTATACTCGGTAtgctttgtttttagattttcgaCATCCCAAATGTTCCCTCAACATGTTTCCCTACCTTGGATTAGGGCTGCACAACTACCGTACCGTCCCATAGAACCGTACCGGAACCGCAGGATCCATATCTGTATCGTCCCGGAACCGCGGTTAGATGGGACAAGTACAAATATCAAAAATTGGTACCGTGCCTAGAGTAGGTACGGGTAACGGTTCTATGTTATTTCCGTCCCATCCCGTCCCGTAGTACCGGAATGTACATAAATAGTTCTGTCATCTTCAAAAACTCGGACACCAGTGGTGTTACACCTTCATCTCTGAACTTTCACTGCTCAAAATCAACATCAACAACTGCCGTTCTTCTCTATTTCCGATCGTAACCCATAACTCGGAAACCCCATCAACAcaataacatcatcatcttcacttGCTCATTCTCCAGAATCCATAAGAACCCATAATCAtcacatcaaaaccctagtttccatTTCATCACAGATTTgtgatttcttcatcatcttgctCTTTgaactaaattcatcaaaaccccATACTGCTATCTtgtacaaaccctaaatttccatTAATCCTCACCAATTATTCCATTCATCCTCCATCAATTCACCCACTTAAACCCATGGAACTTAAAACTCGAATTTCAGCTACAACCCCGTCTCTGATTATCAACAACATCAGATCTCCTTTCTGCAACTGGAATTTGCTCAAAATCTCCCTATTTCAttctcgaattgattcatgagaGATGCCGCTTCTTATCTTTTCTCTCTAAAATTGTATGAAGAAACCTAGAAATTTTATTTTCTCCGCAAGGGCTTCTATGCTACAGGTAAACAACAGGTCCCGTCCCGTACCGAGTTAAACAGGTACAGGTCCCGTCCCATACATCACAGGTACAGGTGCAAGTACAAGTACACAAGTAAGGTACCGGTCATTGGGAGATACATGTACTGAGCTAGCCAAAAACCCGTAGCGTCCCgtaccatgtgcagccctaccttGGATAATTTGATGCATCTGGAAATGGACTGCTATGATCCTAAATCTCCCCAACCTTTGATGAGTTCGTTATTCAAGTTTCTGCATTTCTCACCGAATTTGGAATCACTGGTTATCAATCAGGTAATAATTAGAGTATGTAAATTCAACTAAGAACAAGTTCTGCAAATTTGGTTGTGATATTATCTTAGCGTATATGGTTGACTTACAACACGGGTTGCACTGTTGCAGATGTATTTAACTCGGAAACTCAACGCCAACGAATTGACATTAAATACAGTACCTCACTGTTTGTTGGTATGCCTCAAGTCAATCGAATTTCGAAATTTTAACGAGTTGCCATGGGAGATGGAGCTGGTGAAATTGCTCTTGAAGCACGCTGGAGCCCTTGAGCTTGTGGTTACTAGAAGCGAAGTTTCTTCAAATGCTGGACTAAGGTTTCCAAGGGCTTCAACAAATTGTAATTTTCAATCTTTCAAGACAAGTTGTACATTACCAAAAACACAGGCTATGACAGGCCTTAGCAAAATAGGGTGATAGGGAATACAAAAATTCTGATATTCTTGACATTGTTTAGGTAATTACTTCTGgcagtttctttttcttcttacacGCTCATTAACACATAGTAATACATCACAGAATGCCCACAAGTATTTATCATACATCAACTTGTACATGAAGTATCATTGGTGATATTGTATCCTCCAAGTTTTGTACTGAAGTTTCTGGTGCTTTCACTTCGAACCTCCGAGTTAATGTAGAATTCATGGATGGGTGATTAATTGTCACATCATAATCTCCATGGAAGAGCAAAGTCTTGAAGTCACCGCTACTATCGGTTTTTCCCTCTGAGATTTGAGGTTTCCACTCATCGATCAACTTATCCACAACAACACCAGTAGGAAGGTTGTTGTAATTTTCATCTGTCAAACACATCCGATAACATCCCGTTTCATTCCTTGCTGCCCATAGAACAATCCCTTCAACTGCAGTGTGAGAATGGGCTTCCCTTAGGATCTGCTCCAAGTATGACGCCTGATCCAAAAGCAATTGAAAATTTGTTAGTCCATATATTTCTCTCAGCATTTACAGTACATCTGTTTCTAAAATATCTATTCTAAATTATCAAAAATGATATACCTGCGTCTCTGTACCGTTCTCTACGCTTACGTCCAATTCTGTAAGCCATATGGGAACTCCTGCTGACGCAAGAGTATCAAGGGCCGCTCTCACGTAAGGAATGTTGGGAGTGCCAAAATGACTCTCTAATCCTATCCCTGTAGGACCCTGATAGAAATTTCTAATTTCTTGAAGCTTTGCTACATACTGCGCCGGTGATGCTGATGTATCACCACTCCACTCCAATGTATTGTACTCATTCATGAACAATCTTGTTGCTGGATCTAGCTGGTTTGCCATTTGAAAGAAAACATCTGTTGCATTTGCTCCAAGAATTTGTTCATAGTACTGAAAATGTAAGTTTTCGTTATTAACATCCCAATTTATAAATTGACCTGAATATCTCGATACGACAGATTGGAGCCTCCTGTATGCTGCATCTTTTATTTCTTCTGGTGAAAGTGAAGGTACCCACTTGGGTTGGTAATCTGGGTGATCCCAGAAGATACAGTGACCTCTAACAGGTATACCGTTTTGTTTTGCAAATGCTAACATGGCATCAGCGTCAGTGTAGTTTTCCGCTCCTCGGAACCTTTCGGTGGCATACCACTTCAACTCATTTCCGAAAACAGTCACAGAGAACCTAGACAAGAACCAGGTCTGAGCGGCTTGGTTGCCTAGGATATCCTTATTTATGACACACCCAAATGGGAAGCTTGCTTTGTTTTTCCTAGGCCTGAAGTGGATATTTGCGCCTTGTAGAGTTTCACCCTTTGAATCGATTACATGAACTTTTACATCCCTCTTACGTGCCTGGGTACGTTTATAGTATAATACATATCAATTGAGATGCAATATCATAAATTCTTGACCAACAACGAAAAAAACCGAGAGAAAAAAAACCGCCCTCAATTCTTCATTGAAATGGTAAAGATGAACCGAAAAGTACAAATTACAGTACGTATTTGAATCTTCGTTTCCATATTAGTTTCATACCTTGTTAATACCTTCGACTTGCTGAGATCTCCATTGCTCTTTAGTAAATGGTTGCAATGAAACATTATCTACCCATATTTCCGCATTTGTGTTGTTGCTCTGGAAAAACGATGAATGTGAACGCCAAATTAGTTAATTAAACTCCATCCTATTGACTGAATTTATTCAGGGTTCTGAAAATAAGATGTAAAAAAGAAATTTCATACCTGAAAATAGAGTTCAGCATAGTCAGATGAATCGACAGTGAGGCCACCTTTGAGCATGGACCAGCAACCAGATCCAGCAACAGCAGAACCCGCAAATGTAAAACCATCGGTTGTTTTGAAAACAGCCGTCACTGTCCCTTTTCCATGACTGACTTGTATCCAAGCTGAAAGAATACCAAAGTTTACAATTTGCCAATTAATTAAGCTTGATCGTGAAAACTAAAAATCGGATAATATTCAGAATTtatgggaacatgtttctcgtaCCGGAGAAAGCATAGAGGTTTTCCTTGTTTAGGTAGATCTTCTGTGAGAAAGTATCATAAGGTTGATTTCTACTGTGAGCGACAATGAAGCTGTTTCCGTCCTCTGACGTTTTATGCTTTATCTTTCCGCCGTTACCGCCAAAAGAAGACCATCCTTTGAGACCATATGA includes the following:
- the LOC113285330 gene encoding uncharacterized protein LOC113285330, producing the protein MEIVKEPLLILCASLLFVGYTIDALSYDHSATIECLKEPLKPQYNGGIIVNPEFSYGLKGWSSFGGNGGKIKHKTSEDGNSFIVAHSRNQPYDTFSQKIYLNKENLYAFSAWIQVSHGKGTVTAVFKTTDGFTFAGSAVAGSGCWSMLKGGLTVDSSDYAELYFQSNNTNAEIWVDNVSLQPFTKEQWRSQQVEGINKARKRDVKVHVIDSKGETLQGANIHFRPRKNKASFPFGCVINKDILGNQAAQTWFLSRFSVTVFGNELKWYATERFRGAENYTDADAMLAFAKQNGIPVRGHCIFWDHPDYQPKWVPSLSPEEIKDAAYRRLQSVVSRYSGQFINWDVNNENLHFQYYEQILGANATDVFFQMANQLDPATRLFMNEYNTLEWSGDTSASPAQYVAKLQEIRNFYQGPTGIGLESHFGTPNIPYVRAALDTLASAGVPIWLTELDVSVENGTETQASYLEQILREAHSHTAVEGIVLWAARNETGCYRMCLTDENYNNLPTGVVVDKLIDEWKPQISEGKTDSSGDFKTLLFHGDYDVTINHPSMNSTLTRRFEVKAPETSVQNLEDTISPMILHVQVDV